A window of Patescibacteria group bacterium contains these coding sequences:
- a CDS encoding flippase, with protein sequence MGFSQRNSLHNSPLSYPFSTLPSTTVHATIPAHMPTGHGLSKNFALQAAGKAVSVVLGLVMIGILTRALGPEGYGAFTTASTYLQFFGVIVDFGLTLTLLVMISESGADEAKVAGNVLGLRLFSAAILFALAPLIALPIPWDATVKAAIAVGALAYFFMAGSTMLVGVYQKHSVIWRASIAEVASRVVLVALTALLAWLGAGLTAMFAALVIANVLWLALSIGLARPFVRLRPLMDLAVWKSTLARSWPIALSILFNLVYLKGDVLILSLIRSQEEVGFYGVAYRFLDVFTAVPTMFMGLLLPSLVTDWTAGRREEFGRHVNRTFDLFALAIAPMAAGGIAIAPSLIALVAGSGFDAAAPALAVLMLATPGIFLGALYGHAVVGIGKQRAMVWGYAATAALTTIAYLYLIPRWGILGAAWATVVSETFMLALTFWMVMRTSGARPRLVVATKAVAASMAMYALLKWLPPMGALPSIAVGAASYAVLALALRAVTLADLRALIPHRSPDLR encoded by the coding sequence ATTCCCTCCATAATTCGCCACTATCGTATCCGTTTTCCACGCTTCCGTCAACGACGGTTCATGCTACTATACCCGCGCATATGCCGACGGGTCACGGGCTCAGCAAAAATTTCGCTCTCCAGGCGGCCGGCAAGGCCGTTTCGGTCGTTTTGGGGCTCGTGATGATCGGGATCCTCACCCGCGCGCTCGGGCCGGAGGGCTATGGGGCGTTCACCACCGCTTCCACCTATTTGCAGTTTTTCGGGGTCATCGTGGATTTCGGGTTGACCCTCACGCTCCTTGTAATGATCTCCGAGAGCGGCGCGGATGAGGCCAAGGTCGCCGGCAACGTGCTCGGGCTACGGCTGTTCTCGGCCGCCATCCTGTTCGCGCTCGCCCCGCTCATCGCCCTCCCCATCCCGTGGGACGCCACCGTGAAGGCGGCGATCGCCGTGGGCGCGCTCGCCTATTTCTTCATGGCCGGTTCGACGATGCTTGTCGGGGTGTACCAGAAGCATTCGGTAATCTGGCGCGCATCGATCGCGGAAGTGGCGAGCCGCGTGGTGCTCGTGGCGCTCACGGCCCTGCTCGCCTGGTTGGGTGCCGGACTCACGGCCATGTTCGCTGCGCTCGTCATCGCGAACGTGCTGTGGCTCGCGCTTTCCATCGGCCTTGCGCGGCCGTTCGTGCGCCTGCGCCCGCTCATGGACCTCGCCGTGTGGAAATCCACGCTCGCGCGCAGCTGGCCCATCGCGCTTTCCATCCTGTTCAACCTGGTGTATCTGAAGGGCGACGTGCTCATCCTCTCGCTCATCCGCAGCCAGGAAGAAGTGGGTTTCTACGGGGTCGCCTATCGCTTTCTCGACGTGTTCACGGCCGTCCCCACCATGTTCATGGGACTCCTGCTCCCCTCCTTGGTCACGGACTGGACCGCCGGACGTCGGGAGGAATTCGGCCGTCACGTGAATCGGACGTTCGACCTGTTCGCGCTCGCCATCGCCCCGATGGCGGCCGGCGGCATCGCCATCGCCCCTTCGCTCATCGCGCTGGTGGCCGGATCCGGCTTCGATGCGGCCGCGCCGGCGCTTGCCGTTCTCATGCTCGCCACGCCGGGCATCTTCCTGGGCGCCCTGTACGGCCATGCGGTCGTCGGGATCGGCAAACAACGCGCCATGGTATGGGGCTATGCCGCCACGGCCGCCCTCACGACGATCGCCTACCTCTACCTGATCCCGCGCTGGGGGATCCTCGGCGCCGCCTGGGCAACCGTCGTCTCGGAAACGTTCATGCTCGCGCTCACCTTTTGGATGGTGATGCGCACGAGCGGCGCGCGTCCACGCCTTGTCGTTGCGACGAAAGCGGTCGCCGCGTCCATGGCCATGTATGCGTTGTTGAAATGGCTCCCGCCCATGGGAGCGCTCCCGTCCATCGCCGTGGGTGCCGCAAGCTACGCCGTCTTGGCCCTCGCGCTGCGCGCCGTGACGCTCGCGGACCTGCGCGCGCTCATCCCGCACCGATCGCCCGACCTGCGCTGA
- a CDS encoding GIY-YIG nuclease family protein, whose protein sequence is MKDMSPWHVYIARCADLPAGRHGGSLYTGVTTDVPRRIAEHNAGIGAAYTRSRRPVALAWSEPAASRSAALKREARIKRMSREAKLALVVSSPHHSSRTRMAKGNHAQQRNKKKPKKNKKK, encoded by the coding sequence TTGAAAGATATGTCTCCCTGGCACGTCTATATCGCGCGCTGCGCCGACCTGCCTGCCGGCAGGCATGGCGGGAGCCTGTATACGGGCGTCACGACCGACGTTCCGCGCCGCATCGCCGAGCACAACGCCGGCATCGGCGCCGCCTATACGCGTTCCCGCCGCCCCGTTGCGCTCGCGTGGAGCGAACCGGCCGCGTCGCGTTCCGCCGCCCTCAAGCGCGAGGCGCGGATCAAACGGATGTCGCGTGAAGCGAAGCTGGCCCTCGTGGTATCATCTCCCCATCATTCGTCACGCACGCGTATGGCCAAAGGCAACCACGCCCAGCAACGCAACAAGAAGAAGCCGAAGAAGAACAAGAAGAAGTAG
- the galU gene encoding UTP--glucose-1-phosphate uridylyltransferase GalU, translated as MIRKAIIPVAGMGTRFLPASKAQPKEMLAVVDKPVIQYIVEEAVASGIEEIIFVTSIGKRAIEDHFDRNFELEYRLEQKKKMKELSLVGAIGKLAKFAFVRQTKPLGDGHAVLAALPFIDRHEPVAVLFGDDIIDGKVPALKQLLEVYEKYQDPVVALQQVPKKDVSSYGVIGGKKINKATWEVKTFVEKPAVKDAPSNNIVIGRYVLTPDVLAVLEDQRAGKDGEIRLADAFATYLQSGRPIYGHLFEGTRYDCGNKLGFLKAQIELGLKHPEVGKELRKYLRAVR; from the coding sequence ATGATCCGCAAAGCGATCATCCCTGTCGCCGGCATGGGAACCAGATTCCTCCCCGCTTCCAAGGCGCAACCGAAGGAGATGCTTGCCGTGGTCGACAAGCCGGTCATCCAGTACATCGTCGAAGAAGCCGTCGCGAGCGGGATCGAGGAGATCATCTTCGTCACCTCCATCGGGAAGCGCGCCATCGAAGACCATTTTGACCGCAACTTCGAGCTCGAATATCGCTTGGAACAGAAGAAGAAGATGAAGGAACTCTCCCTCGTCGGGGCGATCGGCAAACTGGCCAAATTCGCCTTCGTGCGCCAGACGAAACCCCTGGGCGACGGGCATGCGGTACTCGCGGCGCTCCCCTTCATCGACCGGCACGAGCCGGTGGCGGTGCTGTTCGGCGACGACATCATCGACGGCAAGGTCCCGGCGCTCAAGCAGTTGCTTGAGGTGTACGAAAAATATCAGGACCCGGTGGTGGCCTTGCAACAGGTTCCGAAAAAGGACGTGTCGAGCTACGGGGTGATTGGCGGGAAGAAGATCAATAAGGCCACCTGGGAGGTGAAGACCTTCGTCGAGAAGCCGGCCGTGAAGGACGCGCCGAGCAACAACATCGTGATCGGCCGGTACGTGCTCACGCCCGACGTGCTTGCCGTGCTCGAGGACCAGCGCGCCGGCAAGGATGGGGAGATCCGCCTCGCCGACGCCTTCGCCACCTATCTGCAATCCGGCCGACCCATCTACGGCCACCTGTTCGAGGGCACCCGATACGACTGCGGCAACAAGCTCGGGTTCCTGAAGGCGCAGATAGAATTGGGACTGAAACATCCGGAAGTCGGGAAGGAGCTGAGGAAGTACCTGCGCGCCGTCCGTTAG
- a CDS encoding extracellular solute-binding protein, translating into MTFSKRSIAGALLTALVLTGQGCGGPSAAEVAATKPVTLTVWRVFDTANTMRDIMDAYTKVHTNVSFKYVQLRPEEYRDELLRAFAEGKGPDIFSVHNDGMGEFKSLMAPLPATLKIPYTTVTGSVKKEKVTVIREDPTITPREVRRDFLDVVAGDVVLPFQATQNAPTEEKVYGLPLFVDTMALYVNRDLLNAAGIAEPPVTWDEFQAAVMKLTKVGPNNEIIQSGAALGTGANVERAFDILSVLMMQNGTQMTDSRGNPTFGSYETPAHTNPGQDAVRFYTDFANPTKEVYGWNAQQPNSFDAFVAGKTAFFFGYAYHLPRIRARAPKMNVEVSPMPQIKDSRAVNMANYWIETVSKASKNQNFAWDFVQFAASAEQVPSYLKAAARPTARRALIQSQVNDEDLAVFVGQLLTAKDWYRGADAATAEAAFEKLIDDVLAGMDVEDAIKSAQNRVIQTL; encoded by the coding sequence ATGACATTCTCCAAACGCTCGATTGCCGGCGCGCTCCTGACCGCGCTCGTCCTCACCGGCCAAGGCTGCGGCGGCCCCAGCGCGGCCGAAGTGGCGGCAACGAAGCCCGTCACCCTCACCGTGTGGCGCGTGTTCGACACGGCGAACACCATGCGTGACATCATGGACGCGTACACGAAGGTGCATACGAACGTGTCGTTCAAGTACGTGCAGCTGCGTCCCGAGGAATACCGGGACGAGCTCCTGCGAGCGTTCGCCGAAGGCAAGGGTCCGGACATCTTCTCGGTGCACAACGACGGCATGGGCGAATTCAAGAGCCTCATGGCCCCGCTGCCGGCAACCCTCAAGATCCCCTATACGACCGTGACCGGCTCCGTCAAGAAGGAAAAGGTGACGGTCATCCGCGAGGATCCCACCATCACCCCGCGCGAGGTGCGCCGCGACTTCCTCGACGTGGTGGCGGGCGACGTCGTGCTCCCGTTCCAGGCCACGCAGAACGCCCCCACCGAAGAAAAGGTGTACGGCCTCCCGCTCTTCGTGGACACCATGGCGCTGTACGTGAACCGTGACCTCTTGAACGCGGCCGGCATCGCGGAGCCGCCCGTCACGTGGGACGAGTTCCAGGCCGCCGTGATGAAGCTCACCAAGGTGGGCCCGAACAACGAGATCATCCAGTCCGGCGCCGCGCTGGGCACCGGGGCCAACGTGGAGCGCGCGTTCGACATCCTGTCGGTGCTCATGATGCAAAACGGCACCCAGATGACGGATTCCCGCGGAAACCCGACCTTCGGCTCCTACGAGACTCCCGCGCACACGAATCCCGGGCAGGACGCCGTGCGCTTTTACACCGATTTCGCCAATCCCACCAAGGAGGTGTACGGCTGGAACGCGCAGCAACCCAACTCCTTCGACGCGTTCGTGGCGGGAAAGACCGCGTTCTTCTTCGGCTACGCCTACCACCTCCCACGCATCCGCGCCCGCGCGCCCAAGATGAACGTCGAGGTGAGCCCCATGCCGCAGATCAAGGACAGCCGCGCGGTGAACATGGCCAACTACTGGATCGAGACCGTGTCAAAGGCGAGCAAGAACCAGAACTTCGCCTGGGACTTCGTGCAGTTCGCCGCCTCGGCCGAACAGGTGCCGAGCTACTTGAAGGCCGCCGCAAGGCCCACGGCGCGGCGCGCCCTCATCCAGTCCCAGGTGAACGACGAGGACCTCGCGGTGTTCGTGGGGCAGCTTCTCACGGCCAAGGATTGGTACCGCGGGGCGGACGCCGCGACGGCCGAGGCCGCCTTTGAGAAGCTGATCGACGACGTGCTCGCCGGCATGGACGTGGAAGACGCCATAAAGTCCGCCCAGAACCGCGTGATCCAAACCTTATGA
- a CDS encoding ferredoxin: protein MPRIKVKVDPDLCIGAASCVTIAPDTFQLNAENKADVLDHGQEPGGESYERELEVTQSEMENILLGAQSCPTLAIFVYDEAGKQLFPEM from the coding sequence ATGCCTCGCATCAAAGTGAAAGTGGATCCCGACCTCTGCATCGGTGCCGCGAGCTGCGTCACCATCGCTCCGGACACGTTCCAGCTAAACGCCGAGAACAAGGCCGACGTCCTCGACCACGGGCAAGAGCCGGGCGGAGAGAGCTATGAGCGCGAGCTTGAGGTGACGCAATCCGAGATGGAAAACATCCTTCTGGGCGCGCAGTCCTGCCCCACGCTCGCCATCTTCGTGTACGACGAGGCGGGAAAACAGCTGTTTCCGGAAATGTGA
- a CDS encoding iron-sulfur cluster assembly scaffold protein, with protein sequence MPDVTSRDRKQSWFYSDTVKEHFFRPKNFIDRDVGPDEYDATGKVGSPACGDELRVWMKVDPESERIREFRWKTFGCGSAIASTSMASVMVTENGGMTLDEARDLKPQDIMARLGGLPARKFHCSVLCDKALRDAINDYYRRAGKTDKMVVESARLVDPVAKVTDRDIEEAVLEGAHTLEAVQQKTKVGIGNPGVLPAAEELIRFYKEKYFG encoded by the coding sequence ATGCCTGACGTCACCAGCCGAGACCGCAAGCAATCCTGGTTCTATTCCGACACCGTGAAGGAGCACTTTTTCAGGCCGAAGAACTTCATCGATCGCGACGTGGGTCCCGACGAGTACGATGCCACCGGCAAGGTGGGGAGTCCGGCCTGCGGCGACGAGTTGCGCGTGTGGATGAAGGTGGATCCCGAGTCCGAACGCATCCGGGAGTTCCGCTGGAAGACGTTCGGGTGCGGGAGCGCCATCGCCTCGACCTCCATGGCGTCGGTGATGGTGACCGAGAACGGCGGCATGACGCTCGATGAGGCGCGCGACCTCAAGCCGCAGGACATCATGGCGCGCCTGGGCGGTCTGCCCGCGCGCAAGTTCCATTGTTCGGTGCTGTGCGACAAGGCGCTGCGAGACGCCATCAACGATTACTACCGCCGAGCGGGCAAGACCGATAAGATGGTGGTCGAATCCGCCCGCCTGGTGGACCCGGTCGCCAAGGTCACGGACCGCGACATCGAGGAGGCGGTGCTCGAAGGGGCGCATACGCTCGAGGCCGTCCAACAGAAGACCAAGGTCGGCATCGGCAACCCTGGCGTCTTGCCGGCGGCGGAGGAACTGATCCGTTTTTATAAGGAAAAGTATTTCGGTTGA
- a CDS encoding aminotransferase class V-fold PLP-dependent enzyme has product MGRHVYLDHAAATPLAPEVLEAMRPFLGADCGNPSSFHGDGKAAKDAVDAACSRIAKRLQARPDEILFTSGGTESDNLAVLGYARANKEKGMHLVTTAFEHPAVLESVGHLVRKEGFTQTVVSPDRDGLVKAEDVLAAVRPDTVLVSVMLANNEIGTIQPVADIGRELQKMREAGKTKAVLHTDACQGAGAMELDVEKLHAGLLTINGGKIYGPKGIGALYVKRGLKLQPLQFGGTQERGIRPGTENVPGAVGLAEALDRAQDGMEEENARLIPLRDRLVKGLLARVPKTRLNGHATRRLPNNANLSFLDVEGEALLLYLDAAGIEASTGSACTSAALEPSHVILSLGLPYEVAHGSLRFSLGRATTDHDVDYALDILPPLVEKLRSISPVRVDEKYYA; this is encoded by the coding sequence ATGGGGCGCCACGTGTACCTCGACCACGCCGCTGCCACTCCGCTTGCTCCGGAGGTGCTTGAGGCCATGCGCCCGTTCCTCGGGGCTGATTGCGGCAATCCCTCGAGCTTCCACGGGGACGGCAAGGCGGCCAAGGACGCGGTGGATGCCGCCTGCTCCCGCATCGCAAAGCGGCTGCAGGCGAGGCCCGACGAGATCCTGTTCACCTCCGGAGGCACGGAAAGCGACAACCTGGCCGTGCTCGGATACGCGCGTGCCAACAAGGAGAAAGGGATGCATCTCGTCACCACCGCGTTCGAGCATCCGGCGGTACTTGAATCGGTCGGACACCTCGTCCGCAAGGAAGGGTTCACGCAAACGGTCGTCTCTCCAGACCGCGACGGGCTCGTGAAAGCCGAAGACGTGCTCGCCGCCGTGCGTCCCGACACCGTGCTCGTGTCCGTGATGCTCGCCAACAACGAGATCGGCACCATCCAGCCGGTCGCCGACATCGGCCGCGAGCTTCAGAAGATGCGCGAGGCGGGGAAGACCAAGGCCGTGCTGCACACCGACGCTTGCCAGGGGGCCGGCGCCATGGAGCTCGACGTAGAAAAGCTGCACGCGGGCCTGCTCACCATCAATGGCGGAAAGATATACGGGCCGAAGGGGATCGGCGCCTTGTACGTGAAGCGCGGGCTCAAGCTCCAGCCGCTGCAGTTCGGCGGCACGCAAGAGCGCGGTATCCGCCCGGGCACGGAGAACGTCCCGGGCGCCGTGGGCCTTGCGGAAGCGCTCGACCGCGCGCAAGACGGGATGGAGGAGGAGAACGCGCGGCTCATCCCGCTGCGCGACCGGCTCGTGAAGGGGCTGCTCGCGCGGGTGCCGAAGACGCGGCTCAACGGTCACGCCACGCGGCGCCTGCCCAACAACGCCAACCTGTCGTTCCTCGACGTGGAAGGGGAGGCGCTCCTGCTGTACCTTGATGCGGCGGGAATCGAAGCCTCCACAGGGTCGGCCTGTACCAGCGCCGCGCTCGAACCGAGCCACGTGATCCTGTCGTTGGGTCTCCCCTACGAGGTCGCCCACGGGTCGCTGCGTTTCAGCCTGGGACGCGCCACCACCGACCACGACGTGGATTACGCGCTCGACATCCTCCCGCCCCTCGTCGAGAAGCTTCGCTCCATCTCGCCGGTCAGGGTCGATGAAAAGTATTATGCCTGA
- the dnaN gene encoding DNA polymerase III subunit beta: MKLSCTRENLHQGLSITSHITSKNVNLPVLQNVLVKADGGAIRFTTTNLEIAVSCSVRGKVEVPGEFTVPSKLFFDYVSLLPNETVTVEEAGTSMSVSCAGNKTRMNGLPASEFPLVPEVTASRSYRIPVASFRSALSQVLFAVATNESRPELAGVCIRFGNSGTNSTMTLAATDSYRLAEAVVPLPAGSVETEETVIIPARTLSEVNRILSVFKDEVDSPAEISLKLSDNQAAFDYGTVELVSRLIEGHYPDYRQIIPKSFQTQSLLDRDDMVKAVKTASLFSRTGLFDVTLEFDVNEKKLRVKATDAARGDNTAECGAEATGSDNNVTVNYRYLLDGLNAMGGDRVSFKMIDGGNPCVISPSEGTGYLYIVMPIKQ, encoded by the coding sequence ATGAAATTATCCTGTACTAGGGAGAACCTGCATCAAGGGTTGTCCATCACGAGTCACATCACATCGAAGAACGTGAACCTACCCGTCCTGCAGAACGTGCTGGTGAAAGCGGACGGCGGGGCGATACGGTTCACGACGACGAATTTGGAAATAGCCGTGTCGTGCTCAGTGCGTGGCAAGGTAGAGGTTCCAGGGGAGTTTACCGTCCCCTCCAAGCTCTTCTTCGATTACGTATCCCTCCTTCCGAACGAGACCGTGACGGTGGAGGAGGCGGGGACGAGCATGTCCGTCTCATGCGCAGGAAACAAGACACGGATGAACGGACTCCCCGCTTCGGAATTTCCGCTCGTTCCAGAGGTCACGGCGAGTCGTTCGTATCGCATCCCCGTCGCCTCGTTCCGCTCGGCCCTCTCCCAAGTTTTGTTCGCGGTGGCCACGAACGAGTCCAGGCCCGAGCTTGCCGGGGTGTGCATCCGTTTCGGCAACAGCGGGACAAACTCGACCATGACGCTTGCGGCCACCGACTCATACCGTCTTGCGGAAGCCGTCGTCCCTCTCCCGGCGGGATCCGTCGAAACGGAGGAGACGGTCATCATTCCCGCAAGGACCCTTTCCGAAGTGAACCGAATACTATCCGTGTTCAAGGACGAGGTGGATTCCCCAGCGGAAATCTCCCTCAAGCTTTCCGACAACCAAGCGGCATTCGATTACGGGACGGTTGAGCTCGTTTCCCGCCTCATTGAGGGACATTATCCGGATTATCGGCAGATCATTCCCAAATCGTTCCAAACGCAATCCTTGCTGGATCGTGACGACATGGTGAAAGCGGTGAAGACCGCAAGCCTCTTCTCGCGGACGGGCCTTTTCGACGTGACGCTTGAATTCGACGTGAACGAAAAGAAACTTCGGGTGAAGGCGACTGATGCCGCGCGCGGCGACAATACGGCCGAGTGCGGGGCGGAGGCGACCGGCTCCGACAACAACGTCACGGTGAACTACCGTTACCTTCTCGACGGCCTCAACGCGATGGGTGGCGATAGGGTGTCGTTCAAGATGATCGACGGTGGCAACCCTTGTGTCATTTCCCCATCAGAAGGGACCGGCTACCTCTATATCGTGATGCCGATCAAACAGTAA
- the dnaA gene encoding chromosomal replication initiator protein DnaA, which translates to MTTHELWHAVLGELELSLSKANFTTWFRNTFIASHAGNEVCIGVPNAFTKAWLEKKYHKEIMNSLQNLTNHTVRIISYRVDSKIPAAAGALVSSPASEPALDHPIQADAMPFQVETSHAQPQNGEFTLNGKYAFATFIVGKQNELAHAAAQAVAAQPGGVYNPLFIYGGVGLGKTHLLQAVGNDLVRKTPSLNVLYVTCERFTNDYIGALRGNQMKEFKSRYRNVDLLLIDDIQFLKGKKETQEEFFHTFNQLYQNNKQIVITSDRPPKAIPELEQRLISRFECGMMADVGSPDFETRVAILWAKCREKNYALDHDILNHVATVVQTNVRELEGALNKVIAFHQFKNIPPTVESVRPILTSFNPTTNKKTLTARQVLTTVATYFDLPVDELLGKSREKRLAFPRQIIMYLLREEMKASYPAIGSELGGRDHTTAMHAYDKILNCLNEDEKLQHDLEIIKQRLYAL; encoded by the coding sequence ATGACGACTCATGAGTTGTGGCATGCTGTATTAGGGGAGCTTGAGTTATCGCTAAGCAAGGCGAATTTCACGACATGGTTTCGTAACACGTTCATCGCTTCCCATGCGGGAAACGAGGTGTGCATCGGGGTCCCGAACGCGTTCACGAAGGCGTGGCTTGAGAAAAAATATCACAAGGAGATCATGAACTCCTTGCAAAATCTCACCAACCACACGGTCCGGATCATAAGTTATCGGGTGGACTCCAAGATTCCTGCTGCGGCTGGCGCCCTGGTTTCATCCCCTGCCTCTGAACCTGCCCTCGACCATCCGATCCAGGCCGATGCCATGCCATTCCAGGTCGAAACGTCCCATGCCCAGCCGCAAAATGGGGAATTCACCTTGAACGGGAAGTATGCGTTCGCGACCTTCATCGTAGGGAAGCAGAACGAGCTCGCCCATGCGGCCGCCCAAGCCGTCGCGGCCCAGCCGGGCGGGGTCTATAACCCATTGTTCATCTATGGCGGCGTCGGGCTCGGCAAGACGCACCTCCTCCAAGCGGTCGGGAATGACCTGGTACGCAAGACCCCAAGCCTCAACGTCCTCTACGTCACCTGCGAGCGGTTCACGAACGACTACATCGGGGCGTTGCGCGGCAACCAGATGAAGGAATTCAAGTCTCGCTACCGCAACGTGGACCTCCTGCTCATCGATGACATCCAATTCCTTAAGGGAAAGAAGGAAACGCAAGAGGAGTTTTTCCACACGTTCAACCAGCTTTATCAAAACAATAAGCAGATCGTGATCACCTCGGACCGGCCGCCGAAGGCCATCCCAGAGCTCGAACAGCGCCTCATCTCACGGTTCGAATGCGGGATGATGGCCGATGTGGGAAGTCCTGATTTTGAGACGCGTGTGGCCATTTTATGGGCTAAGTGTCGCGAAAAAAACTACGCTCTCGACCACGACATCCTCAACCACGTCGCCACCGTGGTTCAGACGAACGTGCGTGAGTTGGAGGGAGCGCTTAACAAGGTCATCGCCTTCCACCAGTTCAAGAACATCCCCCCGACCGTGGAAAGCGTCCGCCCCATCCTCACGAGCTTCAACCCGACCACGAACAAGAAGACGCTCACCGCGCGCCAGGTGCTCACCACGGTCGCCACGTACTTCGACCTGCCCGTCGATGAGCTCTTGGGAAAGAGCCGGGAAAAACGCCTCGCCTTTCCTCGCCAGATCATCATGTATCTCCTCCGTGAGGAAATGAAGGCAAGCTATCCAGCCATCGGATCCGAACTCGGCGGCCGAGACCACACCACGGCCATGCATGCCTACGACAAGATCCTGAACTGCCTGAATGAGGACGAAAAGCTTCAACATGACCTGGAAATCATCAAACAACGGCTGTACGCGCTTTAA
- a CDS encoding 50S ribosomal protein L34: MKRTFQPKKARAGKVHGFRVRSRSRSGRAVLARRRAVGRKRVSVQRKKLK, translated from the coding sequence ATGAAACGAACGTTCCAACCCAAGAAAGCGCGCGCCGGAAAGGTGCATGGCTTCCGCGTCCGCTCCCGTTCAAGGAGCGGCCGGGCGGTCCTTGCCCGCCGCCGCGCGGTCGGACGCAAGCGTGTGTCCGTGCAGAGGAAAAAGCTCAAATGA
- the rnpA gene encoding ribonuclease P protein component → MLPAQNRLRHEKDIKALFSEGKGVFDALCGLKYRKNGLGSSRFAVVVGTKVSKNAVDRNRVRRRIRSVLEARLALIKPGFDVAFLTRPGVTKKDFAAIEAAVVSSLKRAKLL, encoded by the coding sequence ATGTTGCCCGCGCAGAACCGCTTGCGGCATGAGAAGGATATCAAAGCACTCTTCTCCGAAGGGAAGGGTGTTTTTGATGCCCTCTGCGGATTGAAGTATCGCAAGAACGGGCTTGGGTCCTCTCGTTTCGCGGTGGTGGTCGGGACAAAAGTCTCGAAGAACGCCGTGGATCGCAATCGGGTGCGACGACGCATCCGTTCCGTGCTGGAAGCGCGCCTCGCTCTCATAAAGCCGGGATTTGACGTCGCCTTCCTTACCCGCCCGGGGGTCACGAAGAAGGATTTTGCGGCCATTGAGGCAGCGGTCGTGAGTTCACTCAAGCGCGCCAAGCTTTTGTGA
- the yidD gene encoding membrane protein insertion efficiency factor YidD produces MRMIALGAIRLYQMTLSPDHGPLRFLHPNGFCRFHPTCSSYAFEAVERFGTGKGLWLAMKRLLRCHPWSPGGIDEVPK; encoded by the coding sequence GTGAGGATGATCGCCTTGGGAGCCATACGCCTGTACCAAATGACCCTCTCTCCGGATCATGGGCCGTTGCGTTTCCTCCATCCGAACGGATTTTGTCGGTTTCATCCTACGTGCTCGAGCTATGCGTTTGAGGCGGTCGAACGATTTGGTACAGGAAAGGGCCTGTGGTTGGCCATGAAACGCCTCTTACGCTGCCACCCTTGGTCACCTGGAGGCATCGACGAGGTTCCGAAATAA
- a CDS encoding DUF167 domain-containing protein gives MILTVHARPNARETKIVSWLDNTTIKVDLNAPPEKGKANEALLRLLADEFGVAPSRLNLVRGAGTRLKQVEIPDEVYKNRPV, from the coding sequence GTGATCCTCACAGTTCACGCCCGGCCGAACGCTCGGGAAACAAAAATTGTGTCATGGCTCGACAACACGACCATAAAAGTCGACCTGAACGCCCCACCAGAGAAGGGAAAAGCCAATGAAGCGCTCCTCCGGCTGCTCGCGGACGAGTTCGGGGTAGCTCCGTCCCGCTTGAACCTCGTCCGAGGGGCCGGAACGCGGCTAAAACAGGTGGAAATCCCTGATGAAGTTTATAAAAATCGGCCTGTCTAG